AAAGTATAGACCCGATATAATTAATACCCATTTATTGCATACAACAGTATATACAGCATTAGCAAAGGTGTTAATTAGGGGCAAATCATCAAAAATTTTATTGTTTGAAACAATACATAATACTAAGATAGAAAAACCATTGATTCAGAGAATAATAACAAATTATTTAATAGATCGAACAATTGTTATTTCTGAAAAAGTAAGAGAAATATTTTTAGAAGAACTTAAAATAAAAAATAATAAAATGATTTTAATAGAAAATGGCATAAATATAAATTTTAACTTTAATTTTCAAATTAGAGATAAAGTAAAACGAATAATCTCTATTGGAAGATTATCAGAACAAAAGAATCATATTTTTTTATTAAAATCTTATAAATATATGATTGAAAAAGGATATAAAGATATTCCAATAGTTGATATTTATGGAGAAGGAGATTTAAAAAATACTTTAGAAGAATTTATAAAAAGAAATAAATTAGAAAATTTCATTAAATTGAAGGGTTTAACTAATAATCCTCTAAAAGAACTTTTTAAAAGTGATATCTATGTAATGCCCTCAAATTATGAGGGATTATCAATTGCTTTGTTAGAAGCTTTAGCCGTAGGAATTCCAATTTTAGCAACAAAAGTTAATGGAATAAAGGATATATTAAATGAAAATATATTTGAAGATATACTAATAGAAAATGGAGATATAGTAGAATTTGCTAATAAATTTATGGAATTAGTTAATAATAAGGATAAAAGAAAAAAGCTTTCTTTATATGAAGTAGAAAAATCAAAAAATTATTCTATAGAGAAAACCGCTATAAAATATAATGACGCGTATAAAATTTTTATTGGAGAATAAAATGAAAAAAAAGATATACTTATTGGTTCCTTGTTTAAGCGGAGGGGGAGCAGAAAAAATAATATTAATGTTATTAAATGGATTAAATAGGGACATGTTTGATGTTAAATTAATATTACAAAGAGAAGAAGGAGAATTTTTAAATAGAATTTTAAATAAAAAAGATCTTATAGTTTTAAATTCTACAGGAAAATTAGATATGCTTCTTAAAATAAGAAGATTATTAAAAGTAAATAAACCAGATATATTATTATCAACAATAAGTAGATTGAATTTATTATTAGCGACAATAATTCCGATATTACCTAAAAAAATAACATATATCGCAAGAGAGGCAAATATAATTAGTTTATTAGAAAATTCTAAAAAAGATATAATTTTAAGAAAATTATTTTTTAATAATTTTGATAAGGTAATTGCTCAATCTCAAGATATGAAAGAAGACATATTACAAAATACAAATTTAGATAAAAATAAAATATATATAATAAATAATCCAGTGGAAAATTTTAAAGTGAAAAAAAGAGTAACGGAAAAGAAAGATGTAAAAAAATTAATAGCAATTGGAAGATTAGAATACCAAAAGGGATTT
The window above is part of the Cetobacterium ceti genome. Proteins encoded here:
- a CDS encoding glycosyltransferase is translated as MKKKIYLLVPCLSGGGAEKIILMLLNGLNRDMFDVKLILQREEGEFLNRILNKKDLIVLNSTGKLDMLLKIRRLLKVNKPDILLSTISRLNLLLATIIPILPKKITYIAREANIISLLENSKKDIILRKLFFNNFDKVIAQSQDMKEDILQNTNLDKNKIYIINNPVENFKVKKRVTEKKDVKKLIAIGRLEYQKGFDLLIKAMIQLKDKNVHLNIVGKGSEEEKLKQLVKKLNLENKISFLGFKDNIQEYLEDSDFFVLSSRFEGFPNVVLEAHMCGKPVVAFKCKGGLNELIIEGINGELALDGDPEDLGKKIKFSLNKNYDSELIKKITEEKYSKDKILKEYQQVLLKCK
- a CDS encoding glycosyltransferase, giving the protein MIKKIIHIIPYFSYGGAEIFVKELAKEQQKEIKFSIEIWCFEESKNKKFQDNILEDLKEKGIIVRFLTKEKNRIRRFINLYRFIKKYRPDIINTHLLHTTVYTALAKVLIRGKSSKILLFETIHNTKIEKPLIQRIITNYLIDRTIVISEKVREIFLEELKIKNNKMILIENGININFNFNFQIRDKVKRIISIGRLSEQKNHIFLLKSYKYMIEKGYKDIPIVDIYGEGDLKNTLEEFIKRNKLENFIKLKGLTNNPLKELFKSDIYVMPSNYEGLSIALLEALAVGIPILATKVNGIKDILNENIFEDILIENGDIVEFANKFMELVNNKDKRKKLSLYEVEKSKNYSIEKTAIKYNDAYKIFIGE